In Prunus dulcis chromosome 2, ALMONDv2, whole genome shotgun sequence, a single genomic region encodes these proteins:
- the LOC117617093 gene encoding lethal(2) giant larvae protein homolog SRO77 isoform X2, which yields MFAKLFNKSSPQAASHPRTRVRQADLDPRVTVHYGIPSTASILALDRTQSLLAIGTLDGRIKVIGGDNIQELLTSPKPLPFKNLEFLQNQGFLASVSSENEIQVWDLEQRRIASSLQWECNITAFSVIYGTNYMYIGSEYAIVSVLKYDVEDGKIKLLPYYITVNFIAEAAGMSLPDHLSVVGVLHQPNSLGNRLLVAYENGLIILWDASEDRVVLVRGSKDLKVKEKTVTSSPKDTRNELSDATEESKQVEKEISSLCWVSDNGSILAVGYVDGDIMFWDLSTAASTKDQKSEESDNNVAKLQLSSGDRRLPVIVLHWSANMLHKHHRGQLFVYGGDEIGSQEVLTVLSLDWSSGIESLKCISRTDLTLNGSFADMALLPTAAAMESSNTLLVILTNQGQLQVYDKACLSALMSEEQEKTAVPAVQYPMFIPTIEPYMTVAKLALVNTDKECSSAVSEQILVGKINAEDTSTTSGTKWPLTGGVPSQLNDAENYHVERVYVAGYQDGSVRIWDATYPALSLICVLGSEVKGIRSTVASATVSALDFCSVSLRLAVGDECGLVRLYKIIGGSDGTRLHFVTTTEKEVHDLQQGKGPQCMAVFSILDSPICILQFANFGGRLAVGFECGRVAMLDISTLSVLFLTDSVSNSSSPVICLAMKSFSDTSSSLQSPEDSESKNLGDPGNGLTFIMTRNGHIVVIDSSSGNMISSWPMHSQKESTAVSMHIIEDGDVLCDVSSEKHSLEVSPRNEAKSDRAQTSADSGSTQLDIEPDTSTETAYFAQRLLNVSVLLCCENTLQLCSLKSVLEGDGNSTQEVDLVKPCCWTTVFKKDGKDGGLIVFYQTGVFEIRSLPNLEVVGELSLMSILRWNFKTNMDKTICSSDHGQIILVNGCELAFLSLLSDENEFRIPGSLPCLHDKVIAAATDVIASLSLNQKQVSVPGILGGIIKGLKAGKMEQSMDATANHENFCQTLENLFSSPPFLKPSTAVKDDQKILELNIDDLVINEPVAPVAISSSSSFEKNKNEKKDKGTEKARLFEGATSDTKPKMRTAEEIKAKYRDTGDVAAAAAHARDKLAERQEKLEKLSQNSEELRSGAEDFASMAKELAKRMENRKWWHI from the exons ATGTTCGCTAAGCTCTTCAACAAGTCATCGCCACAAGCAGCTTCACATCCTCGG ACAAGGGTCAGACAAGCGGATTTGGATCCGCGCGTCACGGTTCACTATGGGATACCATCCACTGCATCCATTCTCGCACTTGATCGCACACAAAGCCTGTTGGCAATTGGAACACT GGATGGTAGGATAAAAGTGATAGGTGGTGATAACATCCAAGAGCTTCTTACATCACCGAAGCCGTTgccttttaaaaatttagag TTCTTACAAAATCAAGGTTTTCTAGCCAGTGTCTcaagtgaaaatgaaattcag GTTTGGGATTTGGAACAGAGGCGCATAGCTTCTTCTTTACAGTGGGAATGCAATATAACTGCTTTCTCTGTTATTTATGGCACCAATTACAT GTACATTGGAAGCGAATATGCAATCGTCTCTGTTCTGAAGTATGATGTTGAAGATGGGAAAATTAAGTTATTGCCATATTATATTACTGTGAATTTCATAGCTG AAGCAGCTGGAATGTCATTGCCCGATCATCTTTCTGTTGTTGGAGTTCTCCATCAACCCAATTCTTTGGGAAACAG GCTGCTGGTTGCATATGAAAATGGGTTGATCATTCTCTGGGATGCTTCAGAAGATCGAGTTGTTCTTGTTAGAGGTTCCAAGGACCTaaaagtgaaggaaaaaacAGTCACTAGTTCTCCAAAAGACACAAGAAATGAGCTTTCTGATGCTACAGAAGAAAGCAAACAGGTGGAGAAAGAGATAAGCTCTCTTTGTTGGGTATCTGATAATGGGTCAATTCTTGCCGTTGGCTATGTAGATGGTGATATAATGTTTTGGGACTTATCAACTGCTGCCTCTACCAAGGATCAGAAATCTGAAGAATCAGATAACAATGTTGCAAAGCTTCAGTTATCATCAGGTGATAGAAGACTCCCCGTAATTGTTTTGCACTGGTCTGCAAATATGTTACATAAACATCATAGGGGCCAACTCTTTGTCTATGGTGGTGATGAAATTGGGTCTCAAGAAGTTCTGACG GTTCTAAGCCTTGATTGGTCTTCAGGAATAGAAAGTCTGAAATGCATAAGCCGTACAGACCTTACACTTAATGGTTCATTCGCAGATATGGCTTTATTACCAACTGCTGCTGCAATGGAGAGTAGCAACACGTTGCTAGTCATTTTGACAAATCAGGGACAACTGCAAGTCTATGACAAGGCTTGCTTGTCTGCTTTAATGTCTGAAGAACAGGAAAAGACTGCTGTTCCAGCAGTGCAGTATCCTATGTTCATACCCACTATTGAGCCATACATGACAGTGGCAAAGCTTGCTCTGGTGAATACAGATAAGGAATGCTCATCAGCTGTGTCTGAG CAAATCTTAGTTGGAAAGATTAATGCGGAGGACACTTCAACGACTAGCGGTACAAAGTGGCCTTTGACTGGTGGTGTTCCCAGCCAGCTTAATGATGCTGAAAATTATCATGTTGAGAGAGTATATGTAGCAGGATACCAAGATGGATCAGTTCGAATATGGGATGCCACATATCCAGCTCTGTCACTTATCTGTGTTCTAGGATCTGAG GTAAAAGGCATCAGATCTACGGTTGCAAGTGCAACAGTATCAGCATTGGatttttgttctgtttctttaCGATTAGCTGTTGGTGATGAATGTGGTCTG GTTCGTCTGTATAAGATCATAGGGGGTTCAGACGGGACAAGATTGCACTTTGTGACAACAACTGAGAAGGAAG TACATGATTTACAACAAGGGAAGGGGCCTCAGTGCATGGCCGTGTTTTCTATTCTTGATTCTCCTATATGCATCCTACAATTTGCAAATTTTGGAGGCAGACTTGCTGTGGGATTTGAATGTGGCCGG GTTGCCATGCTTGATATTAGTACATTGTCAGTTTTGTTTCTTACAGACAGCGTATCCAACTCAAGTTCCCCAGTGATCTGTCTGGCTATGAAATCATTTTCAGATACTAGTAGCTCATTACAGAGTCCAGAGGACTCTGAGTCCAAGAATTTGGGTGATCCAGGAAATGGATTGACATTCATTATGACCAGAAATGGACATATTGTTGTTATTGACAGTTCCTCTGGCAATATGATTAGCTCTTGGCCAATGCATTCACAAAAGGAGTCTACTGCGGTTTCAATGCACATTATTG AGGATGGCGATGTTTTATGCGATGTGTCGAGTGAAAAACATTCGTTGGAAGTATCTCCAAGGAATGAAGCAAAAAGCGATCGTGCACAAACCAGTGCTGACTCTGGAAGTACACAGCTTGATATTGAACCGGACACCTCCACAGAAACTGCATATTTTGCGCAGAGATTATTGAACGTATCTGTTTTACTTTGTTGTGAGAACACATTACAGTTGTGCTCATTGAAGTCTGTTCTTGAG GGTGACGGTAACTCCACTCAAGAGGTCGATCTTGTAAAACCATGTTGTTGGACTACAGTCTTCAAGAAAGATGGGAAAGATGGTGGACTGATTGTATTCTATCAAACAGGAGTCTTTGAAATAAG GTCTTTGCCAAATCTTGAAGTGGTGGGAGAATTGTCATTAATGTCAATTCTAAGATGGAACTTCAAGACCAACATGGACAAGACAATATGTTCCTCTGATCATGGGCAAATTATTCTG gTAAATGGGTGTGAATTAGCTTTTCTATCTCTTTTGTCCGATGAAAATGAATTCAg GATTCCGGGGTCATTGCCTTGTCTTCATGATAAAGTGATTGCAGCTGCTACAGATGTCATCGCCAGTTTATCTCTTAACCAGAAACAG GTTAGTGTCCCTGGGATTTTAGGTGGTATCATTAAGGGTTTAAAAGCTGGTAAAATGGAGCAAAGCATGGACGCAACTGCAAATCATGAGAACTTTTGTCAAACTTTAGAGAACTTATTTTCAAGTCCTCCATTCTTGAAACCTTCCACAGCTGTGAAGGATGACCAAAAAATTCTGGAGCTTAATATAG ATGATCTTGTAATTAATGAACCTGTTGCACCTGTTGCTatctcatcttcatcttcattcgaaaagaacaagaatgaaaagaaag ACAAGGGAACAGAGAAGGCGAGATTATTTGAAGGCGCAACTAGTgacacaaaaccaaaaatgagGACAGCTGAAGAAATCAAGGCTAAATACAGAGATACTGGG GATGTCGCTGCAGCGGCAGCACATGCAAGAGATAAGCTTGCAGAACGTCAAGAGAAACTTGAG AAGCTCAGCCAAAACTCAGAAGAACTGCGAAGCGGGGCAGAGGACTTCGCATCAATGGCAAAAGAACTCGCCAAGAGAATGGAAAATCGTAAATGGTGGCACATTTAG
- the LOC117617093 gene encoding uncharacterized protein LOC117617093 isoform X3, which translates to MKFRYIGSEYAIVSVLKYDVEDGKIKLLPYYITVNFIAEAAGMSLPDHLSVVGVLHQPNSLGNRLLVAYENGLIILWDASEDRVVLVRGSKDLKVKEKTVTSSPKDTRNELSDATEESKQVEKEISSLCWVSDNGSILAVGYVDGDIMFWDLSTAASTKDQKSEESDNNVAKLQLSSGDRRLPVIVLHWSANMLHKHHRGQLFVYGGDEIGSQEVLTVLSLDWSSGIESLKCISRTDLTLNGSFADMALLPTAAAMESSNTLLVILTNQGQLQVYDKACLSALMSEEQEKTAVPAVQYPMFIPTIEPYMTVAKLALVNTDKECSSAVSEQILVGKINAEDTSTTSGTKWPLTGGVPSQLNDAENYHVERVYVAGYQDGSVRIWDATYPALSLICVLGSEVKGIRSTVASATVSALDFCSVSLRLAVGDECGLVRLYKIIGGSDGTRLHFVTTTEKEVHDLQQGKGPQCMAVFSILDSPICILQFANFGGRLAVGFECGRVAMLDISTLSVLFLTDSVSNSSSPVICLAMKSFSDTSSSLQSPEDSESKNLGDPGNGLTFIMTRNGHIVVIDSSSGNMISSWPMHSQKESTAVSMHIIEDGDVLCDVSSEKHSLEVSPRNEAKSDRAQTSADSGSTQLDIEPDTSTETAYFAQRLLNVSVLLCCENTLQLCSLKSVLEGDGNSTQEVDLVKPCCWTTVFKKDGKDGGLIVFYQTGVFEIRSLPNLEVVGELSLMSILRWNFKTNMDKTICSSDHGQIILVNGCELAFLSLLSDENEFRIPGSLPCLHDKVIAAATDVIASLSLNQKQQVSVPGILGGIIKGLKAGKMEQSMDATANHENFCQTLENLFSSPPFLKPSTAVKDDQKILELNIDDLVINEPVAPVAISSSSSFEKNKNEKKDKGTEKARLFEGATSDTKPKMRTAEEIKAKYRDTGDVAAAAAHARDKLAERQEKLEKLSQNSEELRSGAEDFASMAKELAKRMENRKWWHI; encoded by the exons atgaaattcag GTACATTGGAAGCGAATATGCAATCGTCTCTGTTCTGAAGTATGATGTTGAAGATGGGAAAATTAAGTTATTGCCATATTATATTACTGTGAATTTCATAGCTG AAGCAGCTGGAATGTCATTGCCCGATCATCTTTCTGTTGTTGGAGTTCTCCATCAACCCAATTCTTTGGGAAACAG GCTGCTGGTTGCATATGAAAATGGGTTGATCATTCTCTGGGATGCTTCAGAAGATCGAGTTGTTCTTGTTAGAGGTTCCAAGGACCTaaaagtgaaggaaaaaacAGTCACTAGTTCTCCAAAAGACACAAGAAATGAGCTTTCTGATGCTACAGAAGAAAGCAAACAGGTGGAGAAAGAGATAAGCTCTCTTTGTTGGGTATCTGATAATGGGTCAATTCTTGCCGTTGGCTATGTAGATGGTGATATAATGTTTTGGGACTTATCAACTGCTGCCTCTACCAAGGATCAGAAATCTGAAGAATCAGATAACAATGTTGCAAAGCTTCAGTTATCATCAGGTGATAGAAGACTCCCCGTAATTGTTTTGCACTGGTCTGCAAATATGTTACATAAACATCATAGGGGCCAACTCTTTGTCTATGGTGGTGATGAAATTGGGTCTCAAGAAGTTCTGACG GTTCTAAGCCTTGATTGGTCTTCAGGAATAGAAAGTCTGAAATGCATAAGCCGTACAGACCTTACACTTAATGGTTCATTCGCAGATATGGCTTTATTACCAACTGCTGCTGCAATGGAGAGTAGCAACACGTTGCTAGTCATTTTGACAAATCAGGGACAACTGCAAGTCTATGACAAGGCTTGCTTGTCTGCTTTAATGTCTGAAGAACAGGAAAAGACTGCTGTTCCAGCAGTGCAGTATCCTATGTTCATACCCACTATTGAGCCATACATGACAGTGGCAAAGCTTGCTCTGGTGAATACAGATAAGGAATGCTCATCAGCTGTGTCTGAG CAAATCTTAGTTGGAAAGATTAATGCGGAGGACACTTCAACGACTAGCGGTACAAAGTGGCCTTTGACTGGTGGTGTTCCCAGCCAGCTTAATGATGCTGAAAATTATCATGTTGAGAGAGTATATGTAGCAGGATACCAAGATGGATCAGTTCGAATATGGGATGCCACATATCCAGCTCTGTCACTTATCTGTGTTCTAGGATCTGAG GTAAAAGGCATCAGATCTACGGTTGCAAGTGCAACAGTATCAGCATTGGatttttgttctgtttctttaCGATTAGCTGTTGGTGATGAATGTGGTCTG GTTCGTCTGTATAAGATCATAGGGGGTTCAGACGGGACAAGATTGCACTTTGTGACAACAACTGAGAAGGAAG TACATGATTTACAACAAGGGAAGGGGCCTCAGTGCATGGCCGTGTTTTCTATTCTTGATTCTCCTATATGCATCCTACAATTTGCAAATTTTGGAGGCAGACTTGCTGTGGGATTTGAATGTGGCCGG GTTGCCATGCTTGATATTAGTACATTGTCAGTTTTGTTTCTTACAGACAGCGTATCCAACTCAAGTTCCCCAGTGATCTGTCTGGCTATGAAATCATTTTCAGATACTAGTAGCTCATTACAGAGTCCAGAGGACTCTGAGTCCAAGAATTTGGGTGATCCAGGAAATGGATTGACATTCATTATGACCAGAAATGGACATATTGTTGTTATTGACAGTTCCTCTGGCAATATGATTAGCTCTTGGCCAATGCATTCACAAAAGGAGTCTACTGCGGTTTCAATGCACATTATTG AGGATGGCGATGTTTTATGCGATGTGTCGAGTGAAAAACATTCGTTGGAAGTATCTCCAAGGAATGAAGCAAAAAGCGATCGTGCACAAACCAGTGCTGACTCTGGAAGTACACAGCTTGATATTGAACCGGACACCTCCACAGAAACTGCATATTTTGCGCAGAGATTATTGAACGTATCTGTTTTACTTTGTTGTGAGAACACATTACAGTTGTGCTCATTGAAGTCTGTTCTTGAG GGTGACGGTAACTCCACTCAAGAGGTCGATCTTGTAAAACCATGTTGTTGGACTACAGTCTTCAAGAAAGATGGGAAAGATGGTGGACTGATTGTATTCTATCAAACAGGAGTCTTTGAAATAAG GTCTTTGCCAAATCTTGAAGTGGTGGGAGAATTGTCATTAATGTCAATTCTAAGATGGAACTTCAAGACCAACATGGACAAGACAATATGTTCCTCTGATCATGGGCAAATTATTCTG gTAAATGGGTGTGAATTAGCTTTTCTATCTCTTTTGTCCGATGAAAATGAATTCAg GATTCCGGGGTCATTGCCTTGTCTTCATGATAAAGTGATTGCAGCTGCTACAGATGTCATCGCCAGTTTATCTCTTAACCAGAAACAG CAGGTTAGTGTCCCTGGGATTTTAGGTGGTATCATTAAGGGTTTAAAAGCTGGTAAAATGGAGCAAAGCATGGACGCAACTGCAAATCATGAGAACTTTTGTCAAACTTTAGAGAACTTATTTTCAAGTCCTCCATTCTTGAAACCTTCCACAGCTGTGAAGGATGACCAAAAAATTCTGGAGCTTAATATAG ATGATCTTGTAATTAATGAACCTGTTGCACCTGTTGCTatctcatcttcatcttcattcgaaaagaacaagaatgaaaagaaag ACAAGGGAACAGAGAAGGCGAGATTATTTGAAGGCGCAACTAGTgacacaaaaccaaaaatgagGACAGCTGAAGAAATCAAGGCTAAATACAGAGATACTGGG GATGTCGCTGCAGCGGCAGCACATGCAAGAGATAAGCTTGCAGAACGTCAAGAGAAACTTGAG AAGCTCAGCCAAAACTCAGAAGAACTGCGAAGCGGGGCAGAGGACTTCGCATCAATGGCAAAAGAACTCGCCAAGAGAATGGAAAATCGTAAATGGTGGCACATTTAG
- the LOC117617093 gene encoding lethal(2) giant larvae protein homolog SRO77 isoform X1, with the protein MFAKLFNKSSPQAASHPRTRVRQADLDPRVTVHYGIPSTASILALDRTQSLLAIGTLDGRIKVIGGDNIQELLTSPKPLPFKNLEFLQNQGFLASVSSENEIQVWDLEQRRIASSLQWECNITAFSVIYGTNYMYIGSEYAIVSVLKYDVEDGKIKLLPYYITVNFIAEAAGMSLPDHLSVVGVLHQPNSLGNRLLVAYENGLIILWDASEDRVVLVRGSKDLKVKEKTVTSSPKDTRNELSDATEESKQVEKEISSLCWVSDNGSILAVGYVDGDIMFWDLSTAASTKDQKSEESDNNVAKLQLSSGDRRLPVIVLHWSANMLHKHHRGQLFVYGGDEIGSQEVLTVLSLDWSSGIESLKCISRTDLTLNGSFADMALLPTAAAMESSNTLLVILTNQGQLQVYDKACLSALMSEEQEKTAVPAVQYPMFIPTIEPYMTVAKLALVNTDKECSSAVSEQILVGKINAEDTSTTSGTKWPLTGGVPSQLNDAENYHVERVYVAGYQDGSVRIWDATYPALSLICVLGSEVKGIRSTVASATVSALDFCSVSLRLAVGDECGLVRLYKIIGGSDGTRLHFVTTTEKEVHDLQQGKGPQCMAVFSILDSPICILQFANFGGRLAVGFECGRVAMLDISTLSVLFLTDSVSNSSSPVICLAMKSFSDTSSSLQSPEDSESKNLGDPGNGLTFIMTRNGHIVVIDSSSGNMISSWPMHSQKESTAVSMHIIEDGDVLCDVSSEKHSLEVSPRNEAKSDRAQTSADSGSTQLDIEPDTSTETAYFAQRLLNVSVLLCCENTLQLCSLKSVLEGDGNSTQEVDLVKPCCWTTVFKKDGKDGGLIVFYQTGVFEIRSLPNLEVVGELSLMSILRWNFKTNMDKTICSSDHGQIILVNGCELAFLSLLSDENEFRIPGSLPCLHDKVIAAATDVIASLSLNQKQQVSVPGILGGIIKGLKAGKMEQSMDATANHENFCQTLENLFSSPPFLKPSTAVKDDQKILELNIDDLVINEPVAPVAISSSSSFEKNKNEKKDKGTEKARLFEGATSDTKPKMRTAEEIKAKYRDTGDVAAAAAHARDKLAERQEKLEKLSQNSEELRSGAEDFASMAKELAKRMENRKWWHI; encoded by the exons ATGTTCGCTAAGCTCTTCAACAAGTCATCGCCACAAGCAGCTTCACATCCTCGG ACAAGGGTCAGACAAGCGGATTTGGATCCGCGCGTCACGGTTCACTATGGGATACCATCCACTGCATCCATTCTCGCACTTGATCGCACACAAAGCCTGTTGGCAATTGGAACACT GGATGGTAGGATAAAAGTGATAGGTGGTGATAACATCCAAGAGCTTCTTACATCACCGAAGCCGTTgccttttaaaaatttagag TTCTTACAAAATCAAGGTTTTCTAGCCAGTGTCTcaagtgaaaatgaaattcag GTTTGGGATTTGGAACAGAGGCGCATAGCTTCTTCTTTACAGTGGGAATGCAATATAACTGCTTTCTCTGTTATTTATGGCACCAATTACAT GTACATTGGAAGCGAATATGCAATCGTCTCTGTTCTGAAGTATGATGTTGAAGATGGGAAAATTAAGTTATTGCCATATTATATTACTGTGAATTTCATAGCTG AAGCAGCTGGAATGTCATTGCCCGATCATCTTTCTGTTGTTGGAGTTCTCCATCAACCCAATTCTTTGGGAAACAG GCTGCTGGTTGCATATGAAAATGGGTTGATCATTCTCTGGGATGCTTCAGAAGATCGAGTTGTTCTTGTTAGAGGTTCCAAGGACCTaaaagtgaaggaaaaaacAGTCACTAGTTCTCCAAAAGACACAAGAAATGAGCTTTCTGATGCTACAGAAGAAAGCAAACAGGTGGAGAAAGAGATAAGCTCTCTTTGTTGGGTATCTGATAATGGGTCAATTCTTGCCGTTGGCTATGTAGATGGTGATATAATGTTTTGGGACTTATCAACTGCTGCCTCTACCAAGGATCAGAAATCTGAAGAATCAGATAACAATGTTGCAAAGCTTCAGTTATCATCAGGTGATAGAAGACTCCCCGTAATTGTTTTGCACTGGTCTGCAAATATGTTACATAAACATCATAGGGGCCAACTCTTTGTCTATGGTGGTGATGAAATTGGGTCTCAAGAAGTTCTGACG GTTCTAAGCCTTGATTGGTCTTCAGGAATAGAAAGTCTGAAATGCATAAGCCGTACAGACCTTACACTTAATGGTTCATTCGCAGATATGGCTTTATTACCAACTGCTGCTGCAATGGAGAGTAGCAACACGTTGCTAGTCATTTTGACAAATCAGGGACAACTGCAAGTCTATGACAAGGCTTGCTTGTCTGCTTTAATGTCTGAAGAACAGGAAAAGACTGCTGTTCCAGCAGTGCAGTATCCTATGTTCATACCCACTATTGAGCCATACATGACAGTGGCAAAGCTTGCTCTGGTGAATACAGATAAGGAATGCTCATCAGCTGTGTCTGAG CAAATCTTAGTTGGAAAGATTAATGCGGAGGACACTTCAACGACTAGCGGTACAAAGTGGCCTTTGACTGGTGGTGTTCCCAGCCAGCTTAATGATGCTGAAAATTATCATGTTGAGAGAGTATATGTAGCAGGATACCAAGATGGATCAGTTCGAATATGGGATGCCACATATCCAGCTCTGTCACTTATCTGTGTTCTAGGATCTGAG GTAAAAGGCATCAGATCTACGGTTGCAAGTGCAACAGTATCAGCATTGGatttttgttctgtttctttaCGATTAGCTGTTGGTGATGAATGTGGTCTG GTTCGTCTGTATAAGATCATAGGGGGTTCAGACGGGACAAGATTGCACTTTGTGACAACAACTGAGAAGGAAG TACATGATTTACAACAAGGGAAGGGGCCTCAGTGCATGGCCGTGTTTTCTATTCTTGATTCTCCTATATGCATCCTACAATTTGCAAATTTTGGAGGCAGACTTGCTGTGGGATTTGAATGTGGCCGG GTTGCCATGCTTGATATTAGTACATTGTCAGTTTTGTTTCTTACAGACAGCGTATCCAACTCAAGTTCCCCAGTGATCTGTCTGGCTATGAAATCATTTTCAGATACTAGTAGCTCATTACAGAGTCCAGAGGACTCTGAGTCCAAGAATTTGGGTGATCCAGGAAATGGATTGACATTCATTATGACCAGAAATGGACATATTGTTGTTATTGACAGTTCCTCTGGCAATATGATTAGCTCTTGGCCAATGCATTCACAAAAGGAGTCTACTGCGGTTTCAATGCACATTATTG AGGATGGCGATGTTTTATGCGATGTGTCGAGTGAAAAACATTCGTTGGAAGTATCTCCAAGGAATGAAGCAAAAAGCGATCGTGCACAAACCAGTGCTGACTCTGGAAGTACACAGCTTGATATTGAACCGGACACCTCCACAGAAACTGCATATTTTGCGCAGAGATTATTGAACGTATCTGTTTTACTTTGTTGTGAGAACACATTACAGTTGTGCTCATTGAAGTCTGTTCTTGAG GGTGACGGTAACTCCACTCAAGAGGTCGATCTTGTAAAACCATGTTGTTGGACTACAGTCTTCAAGAAAGATGGGAAAGATGGTGGACTGATTGTATTCTATCAAACAGGAGTCTTTGAAATAAG GTCTTTGCCAAATCTTGAAGTGGTGGGAGAATTGTCATTAATGTCAATTCTAAGATGGAACTTCAAGACCAACATGGACAAGACAATATGTTCCTCTGATCATGGGCAAATTATTCTG gTAAATGGGTGTGAATTAGCTTTTCTATCTCTTTTGTCCGATGAAAATGAATTCAg GATTCCGGGGTCATTGCCTTGTCTTCATGATAAAGTGATTGCAGCTGCTACAGATGTCATCGCCAGTTTATCTCTTAACCAGAAACAG CAGGTTAGTGTCCCTGGGATTTTAGGTGGTATCATTAAGGGTTTAAAAGCTGGTAAAATGGAGCAAAGCATGGACGCAACTGCAAATCATGAGAACTTTTGTCAAACTTTAGAGAACTTATTTTCAAGTCCTCCATTCTTGAAACCTTCCACAGCTGTGAAGGATGACCAAAAAATTCTGGAGCTTAATATAG ATGATCTTGTAATTAATGAACCTGTTGCACCTGTTGCTatctcatcttcatcttcattcgaaaagaacaagaatgaaaagaaag ACAAGGGAACAGAGAAGGCGAGATTATTTGAAGGCGCAACTAGTgacacaaaaccaaaaatgagGACAGCTGAAGAAATCAAGGCTAAATACAGAGATACTGGG GATGTCGCTGCAGCGGCAGCACATGCAAGAGATAAGCTTGCAGAACGTCAAGAGAAACTTGAG AAGCTCAGCCAAAACTCAGAAGAACTGCGAAGCGGGGCAGAGGACTTCGCATCAATGGCAAAAGAACTCGCCAAGAGAATGGAAAATCGTAAATGGTGGCACATTTAG